In a genomic window of Piliocolobus tephrosceles isolate RC106 chromosome 1, ASM277652v3, whole genome shotgun sequence:
- the LOC111547719 gene encoding chymotrypsin-like elastase family member 3B: MLRLLSSLLLVAFASGYGQPSSQPSSRVVNGEDADPYSWPWQVSLQYEKSGSFHHTCGGSLIAPDWVMTAGHCISSSLTYQVVLGDYNLDVEEGSEQVIPIDSGDLFVHPLWNPSCVACGNDILPNEAPCYITGWGRLYTNGPLPDKLQQALLPVVDYEHCSQWNWWGSTVKKTMVCAGGDTRSGCNGDSGGPLNCPTEDGGWQVHGVTSFVSSLGCNTQKKPTVFTRVSAFIDWIEEGG; the protein is encoded by the exons ATGCTTCGGCTGCTCAGTTCCCTCCTCCTTGTGGCCTTTG CCTCAGGCTATGGCCAACCTTCCTCTCAGCCTTCCAGCCGCGTTGTCAATGGTGAGGATGCGGACCCCTACAGCTGGCCCTGGCAG GTTTCCCTGCAGTATGAGAAAAGCGGAAGCTTCCACCACACCTGCGGTGGCAGCCTCATCGCCCCCGACTGGGTTATGACTGCGGGCCACTGCATCTC GAGCTCTCTGACCTACCAGGTGGTGTTGGGCGACTACAACCTTGATGTGGAGGAGGGCTCTGAGCAGGTGATCCCCATCGACTCTGGGGACCTCTTTGTGCATCCACTCTGGAACCCCTCGTGTGTGGCCTGTGG cAATGAC ATCCTTCCCAACGAGGCACCCTGCTACATCACCGGCTGGGGCCGTCTCTATA CCAACGGACCACTCCCAGACAAGCTGCAGCAGGCCCTGCTGCCCGTGGTGGACTATGAGCACTGCTCCCAGTGGAACTGGTGGGGTTCCACCGTGAAGAAGACCATGGTGTGTGCTGGTGGGGACACCCGCTCCGGCTGCAAC GGTGACTCTGGAGGACCCCTCAACTGCCCCACAGAGGATGGTGGCTGGCAGGTCCACGGTGTGACCAGCTTTGTTTCTTCCCTTGGCTGCAACACCCAAAAGAAGCCCACGGTGTTCACTCGAGTCTCTGCCTTCATCGACTGGATCGAGGAG GGAGGATAG